A genome region from Triticum aestivum cultivar Chinese Spring chromosome 2B, IWGSC CS RefSeq v2.1, whole genome shotgun sequence includes the following:
- the LOC123044083 gene encoding putative F-box/LRR-repeat protein 23: protein MLQASHQSPVMMSGASFVVSRGVCRRRLSHSHEMEVQPEAVRDWSELPLDVLASVFAKLGAVDILMGAGLVCHSWLEAAKVPSLWRYVDMEHHDVLRGKKKKRRDVLCAMAKAAVDRSNGELEVFAGSEFVTDQLLKYIAERSPSLKSLSLDYCNVTNEAFTELIIKLPLLEELLISLCPFVDGDAYEVTSRACVQLKRLMLRQGPYGGIRDGALGIEMMHELRYLTLVNSDIMTEELVAIIDGCPHMERLCVRNCSNIVVDGTLRAKCSRIKTLILPPLQHMQNVRSRYIFHPDDSVFTDKFDDWRSS from the exons ATGCTTCAAGCTTCCCATCAGTCCCCAGTAATGATGAGCGGCGCCTCGTTTGTTGTCTCGCGGGGTGTCTGTCGCCGCCGCCTAAG TCATTCCCATGAAATGGAGGTGCAGCCAGAAGCCGTCAGGGACTGGTCCGAGCTGCCTCTTGATGTGCTTGCTTCGGTCTTTGCCAAACTCGGCGCAGTTGATATTCTCATGGGTGCAGGCCTAGTGTGCCACTCATGGCTCGAGGCGGCAAAAGTACCTAGTTTATGGCGATATGTCGACATGGAGCACCATGATGTCCTGCGAGGGAAGAAGAAAAAGAGACGCGATGTCTTGTGTGCAATGGCAAAAGCCGCCGTGGACCGCTCCAATGGGGAGCTCGAGGTGTTTGCAGGGAGCGAGTTTGTTACTGATCAGCTTCTCAAGTATATTGCAGAAAG ATCGCCGTCTCTTAAGAGCCTCAGCCTTGACTATTGCAATGTCACCAACGAAGCATTCACTGAGCTGATAATCAAGCTTCCTCTGCTCGAAGAACTTCTTATTTCCCTATGTCCATTTGTTGATGGTGACGCATATGAGGTCACCAGCAGAGCATGTGTGCAGCTGAAGCGTCTCATGTTGCGGCAAGGGCCGTATGGGGGTATAAGAGATGGGGCACTTGGAATTGAGATGATGCACGAGCTGCGATACCTTACTCTCGTCAATAGTGATATCATGACAGAGGAGCTGGTTGCCATCATCGATGGCTGCCCTCACATGGAGCGCCTCTGCGTGCGCAACTGTAGCAACATCGTTGTGGATGGAACCCTGCGAGCGAAGTGTTCAAGGATCAAGACGCTGATTCTACCCCCTTTGCAGCATATGCAAAACGTGCGCTCCCGTTACATTTTTCACCCTGATGATAGCGTTTTCACTGACAAGTTTGACGATTGGAGATCTTCCTAA